A DNA window from Falco peregrinus isolate bFalPer1 chromosome 8, bFalPer1.pri, whole genome shotgun sequence contains the following coding sequences:
- the DARS1 gene encoding aspartate--tRNA ligase, cytoplasmic, with translation MPSAGGRGQGQDRRPESDDSSPADDYAKERYGVSSMIQSQDKPDRALIRIKDLTVEKADEVVWVRGRIHTSRAKGKQCFLVLRQQQFNIQALVAVGQHASKQMVKFAANINKESIVDVEGVVRKAYQKIGGCTQQDVELHVQRIYVISLAEPRLPLQLDDAVRPEVEGEEDARATVNQDTRLDNRVIDLRTSTSQAIFCLQSGICQLFRETLIRKGFVEIQTPKIISAASEGGANVFTVSYFKSSAYLAQSPQLYKQMCICADFEKVFCVGPVFRAEDSNTHRHLTEFVGLDIEMAFNYHYHEVVDEIADTLVQIFKGLQERFQTEIQTVNKQFPCEPFKFLEPTLRLEYREAVAMLREAGVEMGDEEDLSTPNEKLLGRLVKEKYDTDFYILDKYPLAVRPFYTMPDPVNPKSSNSYDMFMRGEEILSGAQRIHDPQLLTERAQHHGIDLEKIKAYIDSFRFGAPPHAGGGIGLERVTMLYLGLHNVRQTSMFPRDPKRLTP, from the exons ATGCCGAGCGCCGGCGGCCGCGGCCAGGGCCAGGACCGCCGCCCGGAGAGCGACGACTCGTCGCCGGCTGAT GATTATGCTAAGGAAAGATATGGAGTGTCATCAATGATACAATCCCAAGATAAACCAG aTAGAGCTTTGATTCGTATAAAAGATTTGACAGTGGAGAAGGCTGATGAAGTGGTTTGGGTTCGTGGCAGAATTCATACAAGCAGAGCTAAAG GGAAGCAGTGTTTCTTAGTCCTGCGTCAGCAGCAGTTTAATATCCAGGCTCTTGTGGCTGTGGGACAGCATGCAAGCAAGCAGATGGTAAAGTTTGCTGCCAA CATCAACAAAGAGAGCATTGTGGATGTAGAAGGCGTTGTGAGGAAAGCATATCAGAAAATCGGAGGCTGTACTCAGCAAGATGTTGAGCTTCATGTTCAAAGG ATCTATGTGATCAGTTTAGCTGAACCCCGACTGCCCTTACAGCTGGATGATGCTGTTCGGCCAGAAgtggaaggagaggag GATGCAAGAGCTACTGTAAACCAAGATACAAGACTGGACAACAGAGTAATTGATCTGAGG ACCTCCACTAGTCAGGCAATCTTCTGCCTTCAGTCGGGTATTTGTCAGCTTTTCCGAGAAACTCTTATTCGCAAGGGATTTGTGGAAATTCAGACTCCCAAAATCATTTCAG ctgccagTGAAGGAGGAGCCAATGTGTTTACTGTATCATACTTCAAAAGCAGTGCCTACCTAGCTCAGTCCCCACAGCTGTACAAGCAGATGTGTATATGTGCTGACTTTGAAAAGGTTTTTTGCGTTGGGCCAG tatttagAGCTGAGGACTCCAATACACACAGACACCTGACTGAGTTTGTTGGTCTGGATATCGAAATGGCTTTTAACTACCACTATCATGAAGTGGTAGATGAGATTGCAGATACCTTGGTGCAGATATTCAAGGGACTTCAGGAAAG ATTCCAAACGGAAATTCAGACAGTGAACAAACAGTTCCCATGTGAGCCATTTAAATTTTTGGAGCCAACTCTGAGGCTGGAATACCGTGAAGCTGTGGCCATGCTAAGAGAGGCTGGGGTTGAGATGGGTGATGAAGAAGATCTGAG CACACCTAATGAAAAGCTCCTGGGACGCCTGGTAAAGGAAAAG TATGACACAGACTTCTATATTCTTGACAAATACCCTCTTGCTGTGAGGCCCTTTTATACAATGCCAGACCCAGTAAATCCT aaaagctcTAACTCTTATGATATGTTCATGAGAGGGGAAGAGATCTTGTCTGGAGCTCAGAGAATTCACGATCCTCAGCTGCTGACAGAAAGAGCCCAGCATCACGGCATTG aTTTGGAGAAGATAAAGGCGTATATCGATTCCTTTCGTTTTGGTGCACCTCCACACGCAGGTGGTGGAATAG